The DNA window CCCTGAACCGCAAGGCACCCAAGAAAAAACGCAAGGAACTCTACGCGCAGCGCGCGCGGGAAGCCTGGAAAAGATGGATCGACGGGGACGGAGAATAGGAGAAGAGGCCTCCGGCGGGCAGGGGGCGCGTCCCCTGCACCCCTGGCAGGAGACGGATACCCATGCCGTAGGGGCGAAAAATTTTTCGCCCCTACCCTCTGCAGACCAAAAACCATGCCTTGGTTGCGTGTTGCAATCCCGTTTCTAGGCCTCCGGAACCGACAACCCCAACAGCGTGCAGAGCTCCACGTGCACACCCCGGTTTGACACGGCCATGACCGCGTTCTGTGCCTCCCACCAGTAGATGGACAGCCCCAGGCGGCGTGTGCGGGTGATCAGCTCCACCAGCGCGTGGGCCTGGTCTGGCAGGGACAGGGACATCTCGGTGCCGCGCTCCTCGACCAGACGCTCCAACAGTTTGCGGATGCCCGCATTGGCCGCGAACCAGGCGGTCAGAGAAGCCTGCATGTCCCGGGGCAGCTCCTGTCCTTCGAAAAACCAGTTCCAGACAAGGCCCGGAATCTGCAAAGCCAAAAGCTCCTGGGGCGCGCTTTGCCCCTCGGTAAAGCCGGACAGGAGCGGTGCCATTTCACGGGCGAGCAGGCAGGACCGCCGCAACAGCTCCCGTTCGTGTTCCCGGGCCAGGCGAAAACCCACCTCGGCCTTGTAGCGGGAATGCGACGGGAATTCTTCCGGCCCTGACACCGCGACCGTTTCCGTTTCCAGGGTCCAGGTCCAGAAACAACGCAACTTTTCTCCCTCGGCACCGGGTTCGAGCACAAGCCGAACACCCGGCCAGGCCATCTCGGGCCGATCCTTTGACATCGGAAAACGCCGCGGATACGCGGCCAGCTCTTTTGGGGACGGCCGCCTGGATGTGACCAGCTGCTCCCAAATGACCGCCCCGTCCCAGTCGTCGCGCATATTCGACTGGGCTTCGGCCAGCACGCGCACGAAACCGGCCTCCACATCCGGCCCTCCAGTGGCCGCGAGCAGATCCAGGGCGCGCCTGGCAGAGGTCAGGCCATTGAGCGGCTCGATCCGGGCAATGTCATCAAAAAACCAGGCACAACTGGAAAACGCGGCCAGGGCCAGCCGCTGCATCAGCAGCAACCGGCAGGCGTCGGTGCGCTGCGTCGGTTCAAGGCCGGGCAGACTGTGCCTCTCCAGATACGATTCCAGACTTTCGCTCCCGGCCAGAACCAGCCCATACTCCTGCAGGGCCTGGTCGCTGTCGCGAAAAAAAGTACCCCCCCGTTTGGAAAAATGCTCGTCTACGTAGTATTTCATATAATTGAGACAGCGCCGCAATGGCCTGCGCCAATCCTGCACCCAGTCGGGATGGCCGCCGTCGGAGCATCCGCAGTGGGTTTTCCAGCGCTCGACTCCGTGTACGCAACTCCAGGAGGAATTCTCATGGATTTGCACCTCTTCCGTGGCCGGATGGGCCGCAAGATAGGCACCGTAATTGGTCAGCTCGACCCCGTCGCGCCCCTCCCGGGCCTGCTGGACGACATAGGCCAAGGCCATTTCGCCGAACATGAAGTGGTGTCCATAGGACTCTCCGTCCGTGGCGATGTTGCCGAGCCCCCGTGAAAAAGACCCGGAAAGCCTGACCCAGAAATTCTCTCCGCTGCCGAGCAGACGCTCGAAGGCCACGGCCCGGGAGACGGCCCCTTCGTAAAAAAACACGCTTATTGACTTGCCTTGAGGGAGCCTGACCAGATAGGGCCGCGTGGTGTCGAGGCTGTCTTCGGTCACGGGATGTAATTCCCCGTCTGTCCCGCGAATGGCCTGCGCCTGACGGGGCGCCAGGATGGTGAAGCGGATGCCGGCCTTGGCCAGAGCCTCAAGCGTCGGCAGATCCACGGCGGTTTCGGCCAGCCACATGCCTTCGGGCTCCCGGCCGAAGCGAGTCCGGAAATCCTGGACGGCCCAGGCTATCTCCAGGTCCTTGTCCAATTCCGTCGCCAAGGGCATGATGGAGTGATGGTACACTTGAGCCAGGGCATTGCCGTGCCCCAGGCGCTCAAGACTCTGCCTGTCCCCCTCCAGAATGCGCGCATAGGTCTCTGGAGCATGCAGCTCCATCCAACGCAGCAGGGTGGGACCGAAATTGAAGCTCATCCACGCATAGCAATTGACAAGCTCGCTGATCATGCCCGAACCGTCGAGCCGCCGCGCCCAGGCCAGGGGAGCATAGCATTCCCGGGTAATACGCGCGTTCCAGTCGTGTTCCGGAGCGGCGCTGCCTTCCGGCAGCACGTCTTCGAGCCAGGGGTCGAAGCGGGGCGGCTGGTAAAAATGGCCGTGTATGCAGAGTGCTTTGGACATGGGAACTCCGTGAAATTCGAGTGATGAATATAGACCTTTAAACAAAACCAAGATGCCGTCAAAGCACAAAGACGACGACGGCGAGGGAGGATGCCTTGGGATTCATGTCAGCAAGCGTGGGAATCACGCGCTACCGCATTGTGGAGGATGATATCCCTTCGACCCTGTGGCACGAAGTGGACGAGCGACTCAAACGCAACGCCTTTCGCGACATCGACGCCAGCGCCGAGGAGCGCAGCTTCGGCTGGGTCTCCTTCGACAACATGCTCGATCCGGACTTTGCGCTGTGCCCACCTGAAAAAGGCCCGTACCTGACCTTCACCCTGCGCCTGGACACGCGCCGCGTGCCTCCTGCGGTCATGAAGAAGCACTTCGCCGTGGCCGTGAACGAGGCCATGCGGGCCATGCGTGATCAGGGCAAAAAGTTTTTGACCAAAGAGCAGAAAACCGAGATCCGCGAGCAGGTCGAACTGCGCCTGCGCGCCCGCACCCTGCCTATCCCGGCCTGCTTCGACGTGGTCTGGGACACGAACCGGCAAACGGTCTGGATCGCATCCACCCAGTCCAAGCTGACCGAACTTTTCGAAGAGCTGTTCACCCACACCTTCGGCCTGAACCTGGAACCCATGACCCCGTATTTCCAGGCCTTGCAGATCCTCGGTGCCGAACGCCAGACCGAACTCGATGATTTTGAACCCACCGTTTTCGCCCAGGGAGGTGCATGATGGATCTGGAACGCGCGGAAACAGTGAGCCTCCTCCTGGGGCAGGAATTTCTGACCTGGCTGTGGTTTGCCAGCGAAACCAGCAACGGGCTTTTCCGGACCAGGGAAGGCGAGGCCTTCTCTGTGACGGTGGAACAGAAGGTCTCGGTCCAGGGCGGCGAGGGAGAGGCGAAGGAGACAGCCGTGTGCAGCGGGCCCATGGCCGAACTGCGCGAAGCGCGCATGGGGCTTCGCAACGGCAAGAAGGTCAACAAGGCCAAGGTCCGTGTCGAGAGGGACGAGGTCTGCTGGCAGGTGCTCCTGGACGCGGCCAACTTCACCCTGCAGGGCCTCAAAACCCCCAAGGTGGAGATGAAGCTGGAGGAAGGCGAAGACCCGGACGGGCGCATCCTCGAAAAGATCTATCTGCTCGAAAAATGCATGGATTACCTGGATCTGGTCTACGCACGCTTCCTCGACCTGCGTTTCAGCCCCCGATGGAAAGAGGAGACGGAACACCTGCGCAGATGGCTGGAAGTGTAACCCCTCCATCCACAGGAGCTGTCCAGTCCATAACGTAGATTTCGTCCACCCGGAAACAAAACCGCCCCGGAACACCTGCGTGTCCCGGGGCGCAAATTCCAATCATGTCCGAAAAGCTCAGTACAGATAACTCTGCAGGGCCTGATAGCTGTCCAGATCGGTGTCGTCGAAGCTGGCGCCGACCTGATAGCAGTCCGATGTCTGGAAAACCCGCTTGCCCTGGCACTGGATGGTGATCGGCCGCTCCTCCTGCGGGAGGGCGAAGACGACATCGAAAGAGTCCAGTTCCTGATCGGCCAGATTGCACCCGTCGCCATTCTTGGGGACAACAAGATTGATCCCCCCCAGGGACAGGTTGGTTATCTTGCTGGCATGGAAATATTTTTGCGCACCGTTTTGACCGCTGATGATGGCCGGGATGGCCTTGTGCTGGCGTGGAAACCTGCGCCGATCCTCCAGCAGGATGTCCTGTCCCGCCTGGGACTGGAGAAAATCCTGCAAAACGGCATCAATAAATCCCGAAAGAGTGACCTTGTTTTTCTTTGCAAATTTTTTCAGTGATTTGCTGAATTCTTCCGTGGTTCGAAAGCTTATCATCGTGTCTTTGGACATGTTTACTCCCTTCTCTAAGCTATCCTGCGGGGCGAATGTAAGACAGTATGACAGAACCGTGCCGGAGACATTGATACACTTTTATTTCAGCATGTTAATACATGAGCACAAAAAAACAAGACCCACGGCGCCCTGAATTATTGTCTGTTTTTTTCGGACTTTTTGGCCATTTGTCAATAAGTGTCTGACATTTGTCCGATTTACATGGATGGCGACATGGCGTCCTGCCTGTTGCCAGCTTAGAGGGTATTGGCTATGTGCCATGTGCTTGGAACTCTCCCCGCGAATGGGCATCGTGCCCCGGGACCACCCCTTGCAGCAACACATTACGGAGGACGGATGATGCGAAAATGTTTGCCCTTGTTCCTGCTGGCCTTTTTGGCCCTGGGATCAACCTGCTTCGCCGAAGACATGAAAGTTGGATTTGTCTATGTGTCCCCGGTTGGTGACGCCGGATATTCCTATGCCCACGACCAGGGGCGCCTGGCTGTCGAGGCTATGGATGGCGTGACCACATCGTTTGTCGAATCCGTTGCCGAAGGCCAGGATTCCGAACGCGTCATCATGAACATGGCCCGCAAGGGATACGACGTCATCTTCGCCACCAGCTACGGTTACATGGATCCCATGCTCAAGGTGGCCAAGGATTTTCCCAAGGTCAAGTTCCTGCACTGCTCCGGCTACAAGAACGCTGAAAACATGGCCAACTATTTCGGCCGCATCTACCAGGCCCGCTATCTGACCGGCATGGTCGCGGGCGCCATGACCAAGTCCAACGTTCTGGGCTACGTGGCGGCCTTCCCCATCCCCGAAGTCATCCGCGGCATCAACGCCTTCACCCTCGGCGCCCAGGCCGTCAATCCCGATGTGCAGGTCCGCGTGGTCTGGACCAAGACCTGGTACGACCCGGCCACGGAGAAAGAGGCCGGCAAGTCCCTGCTCGACGTCGGCTGCGACGTCATCGCCCAGCATCAGGATTCTCCCGGCCCGCAGGAAGCGGCCCAGGAACGCGGCGCATACTCCGTGGGCTACAACACCGACATGGCGGCCTTTGCGCCCAAGTCGCACCTGACCGCGGCCATCTGGAACTGGGGTCCTTTCTACACGGAAATGGTCCAGCAGATCAAAGACGGCACCTGGAAGAGCGACTTCTACTGGTACGGACTTGACAAGGGCATCGTCGACATCGCGCCCTTCGGCGAAATGGTCCCAGCCGATGTGCAAAAGACCGTCCTCGACAAGAAGGCGGAGATCGCTTCCGGCGCCTACCAGGTCTTCACCGGTCCCATCAAGGATCAGGCTGGCGTCGAAAAAGTCGCTGCCGGTGCGGTCATGGCCGATGGCGACCTGCTTGGATTCAACTGGTTCGTGCAGGGCGTTGTCGGCACCCTGGAATAAGGTCCTTCGATGCTTCAACTTAGCGCCGTTCGACGACAGGAGCCCCTCGGGTGGGGCTCCTGTCTTGTTTTTCTGGCTGCCCTGGCCCTGGCCTTTTTTGTCAGCGGAATGCTCCTGGCCATGCAGGGCAAGCCGCCCGCAAGCGCCCTGTGGCTGCTGGTGCACAGCGCCTTCGGCTCCGGCTTCGCCCTTGAGGACTGCCTGATCAAGGCCATTCCCATTTTTCTGTGTTCGCTCGGCGTGGGTCTGACTTTTCGTTTGCAGATCTGGAACATTGGCGCGGAAGGCCAATTCGCCCTGGGAGCCGTGGGCGCAACATGGGCCGCCCTGACCTTTCCCGGCTGGCCTTGGTACGCCCTGCTGCCGACCATGCTGATCTGCGCAACGGTGACCGGAAGCCTGTGGGGAATCATTCCGGCAGTGCTGCGTCTCAAGCTCAGGACCAACGAGATCATCGTCACGTTGATGCTCAATTATGTCGGCATCCTGATTCTCGAATATCTGGTTTACGGCGTATGGAAAGATCCAGGCAGCTTCGGCTTTCCCATGACCAGCGAATTCGTGCCCGCCGCCGTGGTCGCGCGCATCGGCGACACCCGCCTGAACTGGGGCCTTTTGCTCTGCCTGGCCATCGGAGTGCTGATGACGGTTTTTCTGCGTTCCACCCGTCTGGGTTACGAGCTTCGGGCCTGCGGCGAAAATGTCCGCGCGGCCCGCTATGCCCGCATGCCCTACTCCCTGCTGGTGATCCTGGTCATGGGTGTCAGCGGAGCCCTAGCCGGATGGGCCGGTTTTCTGGAGGCCTCCGCCACGCTCGGACGGCTGCAGCCGAGCATCATGTCCGGTTACGGATACACGGCCATTGTCGTGGCCTGGCTTGCCAATCTCAATCCCCTGATCATCGCCGTGTCCTCCTTTCTGCTGGCCGGCCTGCGCGTGGGCATGGAGAGCCTGCAGCTCGACCTGCAGATCCCGGCAGCCTTCGGAGCCATCATGGAAGGTTTCATCCTCCTGGCGGTACTGGCCGGGGGATTCTTCTCACGCTACCGGCTGCACCTGCGGAGGATCGGATGACCCCTGAAATTCTGCTCGCCCTGCTGGCGGCCACTGTCCAGGCCGGAACCCCGATCCTTTACGCCACGCTGGGTGAAATCCTGACCGAGAAGGGGGGGATCCTGAACCTCGGTGTGGAAGGAATGATGCTTGTCGGGGCCCTGATTGGCTTCCTCACAGCCCTGCACACGGGCTCGCCCGTGCTGGCCTTTATGGCCGGAGGGCTGGCAGGCGCCTGCATGGCCGCGCTACACGGCGTCGTCTGCATCTGGTTTCTGGGCAACCAGGTCGTCTCGGGGCTGGCTCTGACCATCTTCGGCACTGGGCTGGCCGGATTTTTCGGGACACCCTACATCGGCCGCACCGCCCCCGGCTTCGACAAGTTCTCCCTGCCCGTTCTTGGCGATCTGCCCGCCATCGGAACGATCTTTTTCCAGCAGGACGCCCTGGTCTACGTCTCCTACCTCATCCCGCCGCTGCTATGGGCCTTCTTCCGCTTCACCCGGTGGGGAATGGCCATACGCGCCGCCGGGGAAAGCCCCGCCGCGACACGAGCCGCAGGCCTGAACGTGCTGGCCTATCGCTGGGCGGCGCTGCTCGGAGGCGGGATGCTGGTCGGCTTCGGCGGGAGTTACCTGAGCCTCGCGTACACCCACCTGTGGACCAACGGGCTGACTTCCGGCCGAGGCTGGATCGCCGTCGCCCTGGTCATCTTCGCCTTCTGGCGCCCGAGCCGCGCCATGATCGGCGCCTACCTTTTCGGCGGAGTCATGGCTTTCCAGCTCCGTCTGCAGGCCATGGGCACGGCTCTGCCCTCGTCCATCCTGCTCATGCTGCCCTATGTGTTGACCATCGCAGCCCTGGCCTTCTCGTCATGGCGCAGCGATCGCACCCAAGCCCCGGCCGCTCTGGGCGTGAACATGGAACCTTCTGAATAGGATACCTTTATGACCGAAAACAGATATCAGCGCACGTACCCCATTTCCTGGGACCAGCTGCACCGTGACGCCAAGGCCCTTTCCTGGCGACTCCTGGACAAGGATTTCTTCAACGGCATCATCGCCGTGACCCGCGGAGGCCTCGTGCCCGCCGCGATCATCGCTCGCGAACTGGACATCCGCCTCGTGGATACGATCTGCGTATCCAGCTACGACTGGAAAAACCAGAAAGGCGAGGTCAAGCTCCTCAAAGGCATCGAAGGCAACGGCGAAGGCTGGCTCATCATCGACGATCTGGTCGACACCGGCCGCACGGCCAAGCTCATCCGCGAACTGCTGCCCAAGGCCCATTTCGCCTCCGTCTACGCCAAGCCCGCAGGACGCCCGCTGGTGGACACCTTCGTCACCGAGGTCAGCCAGGACACCTGGATCCTCTTTCCGTGGGACACGGAATCGCAGTTCGTGCAGCCCATCGCCGGGATGCGGCAGGGCTGAGGCGTGTCAGCTTCCACGGCCGCGGTCAGTCTGCGCGGCATCACCAAGGTCTTCGGCGCGGTGCGGGCCAACAACGACATCAGCCTGGACATCCACGCGGGCCGCATAAAAGCGCTGCTTGGCGAAAACGGGGCGGGCAAGAGCACGCTTATGTCCATTCTGGCCGGACATTACCTGCCCGACAACGGTCAGATCCTGATCGACGGCCACGAGAGCGCGCTGCGATCGACCAAGGACGCCATCAGGGCCGGGATCGGCATGGTCTACCAACATTTCATGTTGGTGGAGGCCATGACCGTGGCCGAGAACGTTTTTCTGGGCCAGGAGCCGGGTTTTTTCCTCTCTCCCAGAGAAATGCGCGAGCAGGTCCGGGCGCTGGCGAAAAGCTTCGGCCTGGATATCGACCCGGCCGCCCGCGTGGCGGACCTGTCCATGGGAGAGAAGCAGCGGGTTGAAATCCTGAAACTCCTGCAACGTCAAAGCCGCATCCTCATCTTCGACGAACCAACGGCGGTGCTCACGCCCCAGGAGGCGCAGCAGCTCTTCACGGCCCTGCGCAGCATGGCGGCCCAGGGCAAGGCCATCGTCTACATCTCCCACAAGCTGGGCGAGGTCATGGCCCTGGCCGACGAGATCGCCATCCTGCGCAGGGGAGAAGTGGTTGACGAGCTTTTGGCCGACGACGTGCATTCCCAGTCCGACCTGGCCCGACGCATGGTCGGCCGGGAAGTGCTGCTGGAAGTGCACCGCGAGCCCATGGAGCTGCGGCAGAACGTGCTGCGCATGCAGGATGTCAGCACCGAGAGCTTGAAGGATGTTTCCTTAAGCCTCAGGCAGGGAGAGATCCTGGCCGTGGTTGGCGTGGCCGGCAACGGCCAGAAGGATCTGGTCGAAGTCGTGTGCGGTTTGAAGGAGCCCCGTAAAGGCGAGGTCAACGTGCTCGGCAAGAGCTGGCAGAGCTTTTTCTCCGAACCGGCCTGGCAAGGCGGCCTGAGCTACATCCCCGAGGACCGCATGGGCCTGGCTGTATGCAGAGGCATGGATCTGGTCGACAATTTTCTGCTGACCACACGCCAGGGCTACTCTTCTTCCGTCTGGTTGCAGCGCGACAAGGCAAAGGCGGTGGCCCAGGAACTGGTCCGTCAATTCAAGGTCTCCCCCCCCGATGTGCATTGCCAGGCCAGACAGCTTTCGGGCGGCAATCTGCAGAAGATGGTCCTGGCGCGGGAATTTCACCGCAGGCCGCGTCTCATCGTGGCGGAACAGCCCACCCAGGGCCTTGACGTTTCGGCCATCGAAGAAGTCTGGGGCACCCTGCTCGCGGCCCGCGAAGAGGCCGGAATACTGCTCGTCACGGGGGACCTCTCCGAGGCCCTGGCTCTGGCTGATCGCGTCGCGGTCATGTATGGAGGGGCCATCGTGGACACGTTTCCTGCGGACGACGGGCATCGCGTTGACCGCATCGGACAGATGATGGCAGGCATGAAACCCGACGCCGATGACTGAAGCCATCGAGCCCCTTGGACAGCTCAAGGTGACCGCCGCAGGCAGGTCCTGGACCCTGGAACGCCCGGCGGACCTTGAGTCCCTCTGGCAATCCATGGCCGAGGACGACCCGGAAGCCGAAGAGCACATCCCGTACTGGGTGGAACTCTGGCCCGCGACCCTGGCCCTTTGCGGCTGGCTGGTCCGGCAGGAACTGACAGGGCACAGATGCCTGGATCTGGGCTGCGGCCTGGGCCTGTCCGCCCTTGTGGCTTCAAGCCTTGGGGCGCAGGTTGTCGGGATGGACTTTGAGCGCGACGCCTTGCACTTTGCATCCCGAAACGCCCGCATCAACTCCGTGCCTTCGCCACTCTGGGTGTGCATGGACTGGAACAGACCGGGCTTTGCGCCGGCATGCTTCGACCGCATCTGGGGCGGCGACATTTTCTACGAGCAGCGGTTTTTCGAACCACTGGAGAATCTTTTACTGCGCAGCCTGGCTCCGGGCGGCAAGGTCTGGTTCGGAGATCCCGAGCGGACCGTGTCGAGCACGGTGTGGTCCAGGTTTTCCCGCCGGGGCTGGCGGGTCAGGAACCAGGGCCAGGAAGTGGTCCCCTTTGAGCAGGCTCGCATGACGGTCAACGTGTGGGAACTTTCCCGACCATTAGTGATGTAAGGAGAAAAAATGGGTCAGACTATTCGTTTTGGAGTGTCCCTGGACTCCGATCTGCTGGAAAAATTCGACTCGCTGTGCGAAGAGCGCTGCTATCAGACGCGCTCCGAGGCCATCCGCGACCTTATCCGCGGCACCCTGGTGCAGAAGGAATGGGAGGACCTGAACAAGGAGATGGTCGGCACCCTGACCCTGGTCTATGACCACCATCATTCGGACCTCGCGCAGAAGATGACCGAAATCCAGCATTCATCCCTTGATGTCATCGTCACGTCCCTGCACATCCATCTCGACCACCACAACTGCATGGAAGTTCTCATCCTGAGAGGACCAGGCCAGGACATAAAGGCTACCGCCGAACGGCTCATCTCCACCAAGGGCGTGAAGCACGGCAAACTCAATCTGGCCACCACCGGACAGGACCTGACCTGATGCGCGACGTACAGAGCGGCCCGGCGGAAGTGGCCCTGCGCATCGACCGCGTGGGAGTCAAGAACCTGTCCATTCCCCTGACGGTGCGCGACCGGGCCAAGGGACGGCTGCACACCGTGGCGCGGGTGGACCTCAGCGTGGATCTGCCTGCCGAGTTCAAGGGCACGCACATGAGCAGGTTCCTAGAAGCCCTGCGCGACATGGACAAAACCCTGGACGCGGACAGCTGCAAAAACCTGCTGCTGGATCTGCGTGACCGCCTGCAGGCCAAAAGCTCGCACCTGTGCTTTCTTTTCACCTATTTTCTGGAACAGCGCGCCCCGGTTACTGGCAGCCCTGCGCTCATGGACTATTCCTGCTTTCTGCGCGGGGTGCTGCGCGATGGCGAGGTCAGCCTGATGCTGGGCGTGGAAGTGCCGGTCATGACCGTATGCCCCTGCTCCAAGGCGATATCCCGCGAAGGGGCCCACAGCCAGCGGGCCATGGTCCGTATCGAGGCGCAATGCATGGGCATGCTCTGGCTTGAAGATCTCATCGCCATTGCGCAGGAATCCGGCTCTTCGCCGGTTTACGCGCTCTTGAAACGCGAGGACGAGAAGTATGTGACCGAAGCGGCCTTCGCCGCCCCGACCTTCGTCGAGGATGTGGTGCGGGGGGCGGCCTCGCGCCTCGCCGCCCACCCCAAGGTGAAGGGTTTCAAGGTCGAGGTGGAATCCTTTGAATCCATCCACAACCACAGCGCCTATGCCTGCATCGACCAGATGGACGAGGAAACCGACGCTGGCCACGCAGGTCTTGACTGAAGCCCTGCCCGCGTTAGATGATATGATTGGAGGTGCGTCATGATGGAAAATGTTCAGGCCATGCAGGCCATCAGTTTTTCCCAGCAGGTCGCGGCCGACAACGTGGCCAACATGAACACGAACGGCTTTCGTTCCAGCCGGGTGGAGCTTGAAACCGGCCCGAATGATCAGGGAGTGCGGGTTCAGGATGTCTATGAGAATACTGCCGCCGGGCCGCTGGTGCCTGGCGGGGAGTACGTAGAGACCGATGAGGGCCTGCGCTACGAAGAGATGCTGGTCGAAGGATCGAACACCGATCTGGCCACGGAAATGGTGCAGATGATCGAAAACGAGCACGCTTTCGCCGCCAACGCGGCCGCACTGCATACCCAACTGGACATGACCGGCGTGATCATCAACATGATGGTCTGATTATTTTTGGAACTCACGAGACAGCAAGGCCGCTTTCCGACTGGTAAGCGGCCTTTTTCACGTCCATTGATCGCCACCATCCCCAAGGCGGAATAA is part of the Deltaproteobacteria bacterium HGW-Deltaproteobacteria-18 genome and encodes:
- a CDS encoding glycoside hydrolase — its product is MSKALCIHGHFYQPPRFDPWLEDVLPEGSAAPEHDWNARITRECYAPLAWARRLDGSGMISELVNCYAWMSFNFGPTLLRWMELHAPETYARILEGDRQSLERLGHGNALAQVYHHSIMPLATELDKDLEIAWAVQDFRTRFGREPEGMWLAETAVDLPTLEALAKAGIRFTILAPRQAQAIRGTDGELHPVTEDSLDTTRPYLVRLPQGKSISVFFYEGAVSRAVAFERLLGSGENFWVRLSGSFSRGLGNIATDGESYGHHFMFGEMALAYVVQQAREGRDGVELTNYGAYLAAHPATEEVQIHENSSWSCVHGVERWKTHCGCSDGGHPDWVQDWRRPLRRCLNYMKYYVDEHFSKRGGTFFRDSDQALQEYGLVLAGSESLESYLERHSLPGLEPTQRTDACRLLLMQRLALAAFSSCAWFFDDIARIEPLNGLTSARRALDLLAATGGPDVEAGFVRVLAEAQSNMRDDWDGAVIWEQLVTSRRPSPKELAAYPRRFPMSKDRPEMAWPGVRLVLEPGAEGEKLRCFWTWTLETETVAVSGPEEFPSHSRYKAEVGFRLAREHERELLRRSCLLAREMAPLLSGFTEGQSAPQELLALQIPGLVWNWFFEGQELPRDMQASLTAWFAANAGIRKLLERLVEERGTEMSLSLPDQAHALVELITRTRRLGLSIYWWEAQNAVMAVSNRGVHVELCTLLGLSVPEA
- a CDS encoding BMP family ABC transporter substrate-binding protein, with the protein product MRKCLPLFLLAFLALGSTCFAEDMKVGFVYVSPVGDAGYSYAHDQGRLAVEAMDGVTTSFVESVAEGQDSERVIMNMARKGYDVIFATSYGYMDPMLKVAKDFPKVKFLHCSGYKNAENMANYFGRIYQARYLTGMVAGAMTKSNVLGYVAAFPIPEVIRGINAFTLGAQAVNPDVQVRVVWTKTWYDPATEKEAGKSLLDVGCDVIAQHQDSPGPQEAAQERGAYSVGYNTDMAAFAPKSHLTAAIWNWGPFYTEMVQQIKDGTWKSDFYWYGLDKGIVDIAPFGEMVPADVQKTVLDKKAEIASGAYQVFTGPIKDQAGVEKVAAGAVMADGDLLGFNWFVQGVVGTLE
- a CDS encoding ABC transporter permease, with the protein product MLQLSAVRRQEPLGWGSCLVFLAALALAFFVSGMLLAMQGKPPASALWLLVHSAFGSGFALEDCLIKAIPIFLCSLGVGLTFRLQIWNIGAEGQFALGAVGATWAALTFPGWPWYALLPTMLICATVTGSLWGIIPAVLRLKLRTNEIIVTLMLNYVGILILEYLVYGVWKDPGSFGFPMTSEFVPAAVVARIGDTRLNWGLLLCLAIGVLMTVFLRSTRLGYELRACGENVRAARYARMPYSLLVILVMGVSGALAGWAGFLEASATLGRLQPSIMSGYGYTAIVVAWLANLNPLIIAVSSFLLAGLRVGMESLQLDLQIPAAFGAIMEGFILLAVLAGGFFSRYRLHLRRIG
- a CDS encoding ABC transporter permease — its product is MTPEILLALLAATVQAGTPILYATLGEILTEKGGILNLGVEGMMLVGALIGFLTALHTGSPVLAFMAGGLAGACMAALHGVVCIWFLGNQVVSGLALTIFGTGLAGFFGTPYIGRTAPGFDKFSLPVLGDLPAIGTIFFQQDALVYVSYLIPPLLWAFFRFTRWGMAIRAAGESPAATRAAGLNVLAYRWAALLGGGMLVGFGGSYLSLAYTHLWTNGLTSGRGWIAVALVIFAFWRPSRAMIGAYLFGGVMAFQLRLQAMGTALPSSILLMLPYVLTIAALAFSSWRSDRTQAPAALGVNMEPSE
- a CDS encoding xanthine phosphoribosyltransferase; this translates as MTENRYQRTYPISWDQLHRDAKALSWRLLDKDFFNGIIAVTRGGLVPAAIIARELDIRLVDTICVSSYDWKNQKGEVKLLKGIEGNGEGWLIIDDLVDTGRTAKLIRELLPKAHFASVYAKPAGRPLVDTFVTEVSQDTWILFPWDTESQFVQPIAGMRQG
- a CDS encoding ABC transporter ATP-binding protein, producing MSASTAAVSLRGITKVFGAVRANNDISLDIHAGRIKALLGENGAGKSTLMSILAGHYLPDNGQILIDGHESALRSTKDAIRAGIGMVYQHFMLVEAMTVAENVFLGQEPGFFLSPREMREQVRALAKSFGLDIDPAARVADLSMGEKQRVEILKLLQRQSRILIFDEPTAVLTPQEAQQLFTALRSMAAQGKAIVYISHKLGEVMALADEIAILRRGEVVDELLADDVHSQSDLARRMVGREVLLEVHREPMELRQNVLRMQDVSTESLKDVSLSLRQGEILAVVGVAGNGQKDLVEVVCGLKEPRKGEVNVLGKSWQSFFSEPAWQGGLSYIPEDRMGLAVCRGMDLVDNFLLTTRQGYSSSVWLQRDKAKAVAQELVRQFKVSPPDVHCQARQLSGGNLQKMVLAREFHRRPRLIVAEQPTQGLDVSAIEEVWGTLLAAREEAGILLVTGDLSEALALADRVAVMYGGAIVDTFPADDGHRVDRIGQMMAGMKPDADD
- a CDS encoding methyltransferase codes for the protein MTEAIEPLGQLKVTAAGRSWTLERPADLESLWQSMAEDDPEAEEHIPYWVELWPATLALCGWLVRQELTGHRCLDLGCGLGLSALVASSLGAQVVGMDFERDALHFASRNARINSVPSPLWVCMDWNRPGFAPACFDRIWGGDIFYEQRFFEPLENLLLRSLAPGGKVWFGDPERTVSSTVWSRFSRRGWRVRNQGQEVVPFEQARMTVNVWELSRPLVM
- a CDS encoding nickel-responsive transcriptional regulator NikR; this translates as MGQTIRFGVSLDSDLLEKFDSLCEERCYQTRSEAIRDLIRGTLVQKEWEDLNKEMVGTLTLVYDHHHSDLAQKMTEIQHSSLDVIVTSLHIHLDHHNCMEVLILRGPGQDIKATAERLISTKGVKHGKLNLATTGQDLT
- a CDS encoding GTP cyclohydrolase I FolE2 — encoded protein: MRDVQSGPAEVALRIDRVGVKNLSIPLTVRDRAKGRLHTVARVDLSVDLPAEFKGTHMSRFLEALRDMDKTLDADSCKNLLLDLRDRLQAKSSHLCFLFTYFLEQRAPVTGSPALMDYSCFLRGVLRDGEVSLMLGVEVPVMTVCPCSKAISREGAHSQRAMVRIEAQCMGMLWLEDLIAIAQESGSSPVYALLKREDEKYVTEAAFAAPTFVEDVVRGAASRLAAHPKVKGFKVEVESFESIHNHSAYACIDQMDEETDAGHAGLD